Proteins found in one Spirosoma rhododendri genomic segment:
- a CDS encoding mechanosensitive ion channel family protein → MKGVIERLPYLIVGAVVFLLFWLLAKGIKKVINKVAVQSHSIDDTLASLVSRIVSTLITIIGFLATCVVIFPSFKPGDIIAGLGVTSVAIGFAFKDILQNFFAGILILWRRPFKVGDQIKVKEYEGTVEEINMRSTRLNTYDGERAILPNGDVYTSSILVRTAYNKRRLKFVVGIGYPDSIEEARRVIHSVLDGIEGVLKEPGPWVYVTELAGSSVNLTVFFWVESQQANALKVSDQVVTGIKLALDKASIDMPFPHTVVLLEKQPDTDGPAILSRPAAKAKTAPTSNGQNA, encoded by the coding sequence ATGAAAGGAGTCATTGAACGACTTCCTTATCTCATCGTTGGCGCGGTCGTTTTTTTATTGTTCTGGCTGCTGGCAAAAGGCATTAAGAAAGTCATTAATAAAGTGGCCGTGCAGAGTCACTCGATCGATGATACCCTGGCCAGTCTGGTGAGCCGGATTGTCAGTACGCTGATTACTATCATTGGCTTTCTGGCAACCTGCGTGGTTATTTTTCCGTCGTTTAAACCCGGCGATATTATTGCAGGCCTGGGCGTTACGTCGGTGGCTATTGGCTTTGCCTTTAAAGATATTCTCCAGAATTTCTTTGCCGGCATCCTGATTCTGTGGCGTCGGCCGTTCAAAGTCGGCGACCAGATAAAAGTTAAAGAGTACGAAGGAACCGTCGAGGAAATCAACATGCGCTCGACGCGGCTCAACACGTATGATGGTGAGCGGGCCATTCTGCCCAATGGCGATGTGTATACCAGTTCCATTCTCGTCCGAACGGCGTACAATAAACGTCGGCTCAAGTTTGTGGTCGGTATTGGTTACCCGGATTCCATTGAGGAAGCCCGACGTGTCATTCATAGTGTACTGGACGGCATCGAGGGCGTTCTGAAAGAACCCGGTCCCTGGGTATACGTTACGGAACTGGCGGGCTCATCGGTGAACCTGACGGTTTTTTTCTGGGTCGAATCCCAGCAGGCCAACGCGCTGAAAGTAAGCGACCAGGTGGTGACGGGCATCAAACTGGCCCTCGACAAAGCCAGTATCGATATGCCTTTTCCGCATACGGTAGTTTTACTGGAAAAGCAACCCGATACGGATGGTCCGGCCATCTTATCGCGTCCTGCGGCTAAAGCGAAGACCGCTCCCACGTCAAATGGTCAGAACGCATGA
- a CDS encoding DUF421 domain-containing protein, which translates to MTDAAATLHDWVFKGWESIGRVVFVGVLAYIGLLFFLRISGKRTLSKMNAFDLVITVALGSTFSTIIISRQTGLADGLTALALLVTLQYSVAWLSIRWPWFQRVIKSEPTLLFHQGQYLRLALRRERVAEGEVLAAIRSSGAARLEDVTAVVLETDGSFTVIQGVSQDSVTSLQNVQ; encoded by the coding sequence ATGACCGACGCAGCAGCAACCCTACACGACTGGGTCTTCAAGGGCTGGGAAAGCATCGGGCGCGTGGTATTCGTGGGGGTACTGGCCTACATTGGTCTACTGTTTTTTCTGCGCATTTCGGGAAAACGTACCCTCTCAAAGATGAATGCCTTTGATCTGGTGATAACGGTGGCGCTGGGTTCCACCTTTTCCACCATTATCATCTCCCGCCAAACGGGCTTAGCCGATGGCCTCACCGCGCTGGCACTGCTGGTTACCCTTCAATATAGCGTTGCCTGGCTGTCCATCCGATGGCCCTGGTTCCAGCGGGTAATAAAAAGTGAACCTACCCTGCTGTTTCACCAGGGTCAGTATCTCCGGCTGGCGTTGCGCCGGGAACGGGTTGCCGAAGGCGAAGTACTCGCGGCCATACGGAGTTCGGGCGCGGCCCGGCTGGAAGACGTAACGGCGGTTGTCCTGGAAACCGATGGTTCGTTTACGGTCATTCAAGGTGTCAGTCAGGACAGCGTCACCAGCCTTCAGAACGTCCAGTGA
- a CDS encoding DUF3078 domain-containing protein: MRVCKALMTVWLSGTGPVYSQTDTLPALRTLLNQENTVDSVVVRPDSTYWRHKLEAGLNLNQGSFSGNWKGGGVNSIALGLLLNARLSYRRNRFNWNVSTQMQYGIVKNAQQRLRKNTDRLYVDAKAGYRISTRWQWFGSVNLLTQFAPGYDYVTLPSGQEQANPISNLFAPAYLTESLGISYEPNDVFDLRLGVFTIRQTFVIDPAVRRYVPQNYGVPLDQTVRNEVAFQALFNYDQDIAQNINLKFRYLFFVDYRNLKATDHRLDFTLTGKINSLLNATLNGVVLYDQDQDYQIQYSQALSVGLLLTL; encoded by the coding sequence ATGCGCGTTTGTAAGGCCCTGATGACCGTGTGGCTTTCGGGGACCGGGCCAGTTTATAGTCAGACAGATACGCTGCCCGCGCTGCGAACACTACTGAATCAGGAAAATACCGTTGATAGTGTTGTCGTGCGGCCAGACTCTACCTACTGGCGGCATAAACTGGAAGCGGGTCTAAACCTCAATCAGGGTTCATTCAGTGGCAACTGGAAAGGCGGGGGCGTCAATTCGATTGCGCTGGGGCTGCTGTTGAATGCGCGGCTGTCGTACCGGCGAAATCGCTTTAACTGGAACGTCAGCACGCAGATGCAATACGGGATTGTAAAAAACGCCCAGCAAAGGCTACGCAAAAATACGGACCGTCTGTACGTGGATGCCAAAGCCGGTTACCGCATCAGCACCCGCTGGCAATGGTTTGGGTCGGTTAATCTACTCACCCAGTTTGCTCCCGGCTACGACTACGTGACGCTACCCTCGGGTCAGGAACAGGCTAATCCTATCTCTAACCTGTTTGCGCCCGCATACCTGACCGAATCACTGGGTATATCGTACGAGCCTAACGATGTGTTTGACCTGCGCCTAGGCGTATTTACCATTCGGCAGACGTTCGTGATCGACCCGGCAGTTCGGCGCTACGTACCCCAGAATTACGGCGTACCCCTTGACCAGACGGTTCGTAATGAAGTAGCGTTTCAGGCGCTGTTCAATTACGACCAGGACATTGCCCAAAACATCAACCTGAAATTTCGGTACTTATTTTTTGTCGACTACCGCAACCTGAAAGCCACCGATCATCGACTTGATTTTACGCTGACGGGTAAGATTAACAGCCTGCTCAACGCAACGCTGAACGGAGTAGTTCTCTACGATCAGGACCAGGATTACCAGATCCAATACAGCCAGGCCCTTTCCGTCGGTTTGCTGCTGACCCTATAG
- a CDS encoding endonuclease/exonuclease/phosphatase family protein, translating into MVLSIGIQAYILFPYTPLAGKQVESATETTVDSRSVFSIVVANVLITNRRIDKLLAIIADKDPTFVLTMEVDDWWVHQLSVLKKNYPYRLTFPTDNAYGMALYSKLPLHKPQRMFLHHDRVPSFTMGITLPDSSQFQLYTLHPVAPAPSKYPTNVGGQEVALLKAGRLIARQDLPTVAAGDFNDVGWSHNMTQFAAISGLQDVRCGRGLYNTFDAQSLLMRWPLDYVFVSSQFKVIALERLPAFGSDHFPYYVQLTHQP; encoded by the coding sequence ATGGTTCTGTCCATCGGCATACAGGCGTATATTCTGTTTCCGTACACACCGCTGGCCGGTAAACAAGTCGAGTCAGCCACGGAAACCACCGTCGACAGTCGGTCGGTGTTCAGCATCGTGGTGGCCAACGTGCTGATAACCAACCGACGTATCGATAAATTATTGGCCATCATAGCCGACAAAGACCCGACGTTTGTCCTCACAATGGAGGTTGATGACTGGTGGGTACATCAACTGAGCGTGCTGAAAAAAAACTACCCGTATCGCCTTACATTTCCTACCGATAACGCTTATGGCATGGCACTTTACTCGAAACTGCCCCTGCATAAGCCGCAACGGATGTTTCTACACCACGACCGGGTACCTTCCTTCACGATGGGGATCACGCTGCCCGATAGCAGTCAGTTTCAACTCTATACGCTGCATCCGGTAGCCCCCGCCCCCAGTAAGTACCCAACCAACGTAGGCGGTCAGGAAGTGGCCCTGCTAAAAGCCGGTCGCCTGATTGCCCGTCAGGACCTACCGACGGTAGCGGCCGGTGATTTTAATGATGTAGGCTGGTCACACAACATGACGCAGTTTGCGGCGATCAGCGGCCTTCAGGATGTTCGGTGTGGCCGGGGTTTGTACAATACGTTCGATGCTCAGTCGCTGTTGATGCGCTGGCCTTTGGATTACGTGTTTGTCTCCAGCCAGTTCAAGGTGATCGCGCTCGAGCGGTTACCGGCGTTCGGCTCCGATCATTTTCCGTATTATGTGCAGCTGACCCATCAGCCCTAA
- a CDS encoding DUF1622 domain-containing protein produces the protein MEEFVKAATLFLARWIEAGAATVIAIASVRALGLFLLAILTDRSLMVPKEEIRLSLGRSLALALELELGADILKTAVAPTWNDIGLLAAVAVLRTALNYFLERELRNAEQRGSIG, from the coding sequence ATGGAAGAATTTGTCAAAGCGGCTACCCTGTTTTTGGCCCGCTGGATTGAGGCGGGTGCGGCCACAGTGATTGCCATTGCTTCGGTACGGGCTCTGGGGCTGTTTCTGCTGGCCATCCTGACCGACCGGAGCCTGATGGTACCTAAAGAAGAAATCCGGTTGTCGTTAGGCCGCTCGTTGGCCTTAGCGCTCGAACTGGAACTGGGTGCCGATATTCTGAAAACAGCTGTTGCGCCCACCTGGAACGACATCGGCCTGCTGGCTGCCGTTGCCGTACTACGAACCGCCCTCAACTATTTTCTTGAACGCGAATTACGCAACGCCGAGCAGCGAGGGAGTATAGGCTAG
- a CDS encoding DUF2254 domain-containing protein, which produces MTTHLRQAWQLLRESLWFVPGLLVLSAFGLAYSLIEFDSHTAFNGAKQFPLLFGVGAEGSRGMLTAIAGSMLTVAALAFSLTLSTISQVSSQYSPRVLRNFMRDRVNQVVMGYFVAVFAYCLIVLGTIRGTDEQKFVPATAVLMGLLLALGGVAALIFFIHHIAESLQTGTIVQHIFHETGKAIDDLFPDRFGEPIDDPAKAKAALRYSDEEDHWWPVRSAQTGYLQRIETDGLLHWATRHKVVLRIERDMGSFINKGTCLFSVRSGMERPDPDEADWPDDLLDFVSIGRHRNVEQDVSFGIQQLVDITLKALSPGINDTTTAIMAVDYLGSIGGRLAEREFPARLRSDGQHLRVLARTGDFETYVRLAFELPRINAKGNHAVFRRLLRALAAVADATCSPERKSVLAEQARLLIEYADQTLTTSDQKKAVHALQRELASSWS; this is translated from the coding sequence ATGACTACCCATCTACGCCAAGCTTGGCAATTGCTGCGCGAATCACTTTGGTTCGTGCCGGGTTTGCTGGTACTCAGTGCCTTTGGACTCGCTTACAGTTTGATTGAGTTTGACAGTCACACGGCTTTCAATGGGGCCAAACAGTTCCCGCTGCTGTTTGGCGTCGGTGCCGAAGGCTCCCGGGGTATGCTTACGGCCATTGCCGGTTCCATGCTGACGGTGGCAGCCTTAGCTTTTTCGCTGACGCTCTCAACCATCTCGCAGGTCAGCAGTCAGTATTCGCCCCGGGTGCTGCGGAACTTCATGCGCGACCGGGTCAACCAGGTCGTCATGGGATACTTCGTGGCCGTCTTTGCGTATTGCCTGATCGTGCTGGGAACAATTCGCGGCACCGATGAGCAGAAGTTCGTACCGGCCACAGCGGTATTGATGGGGTTACTGCTAGCCCTTGGGGGCGTGGCCGCGCTGATTTTCTTTATCCACCACATTGCTGAATCGCTCCAGACCGGCACGATCGTTCAGCATATCTTTCACGAAACGGGCAAGGCCATCGACGACTTGTTCCCTGACCGCTTTGGCGAACCCATCGACGATCCGGCTAAAGCAAAAGCCGCTCTTCGTTACAGCGATGAAGAGGACCATTGGTGGCCGGTGCGCTCAGCCCAGACGGGCTACCTGCAACGCATCGAAACGGACGGGCTGCTCCACTGGGCGACCCGCCACAAGGTGGTGCTGCGGATTGAACGCGACATGGGCTCCTTTATCAACAAAGGTACCTGCCTGTTCAGCGTGCGTAGCGGCATGGAACGCCCAGACCCCGATGAGGCCGACTGGCCAGACGACCTGCTCGATTTTGTCAGCATCGGGCGTCATCGGAACGTGGAGCAAGACGTATCTTTTGGAATACAGCAACTAGTAGACATTACGCTCAAAGCCCTTTCACCCGGTATCAACGATACCACGACGGCTATCATGGCCGTCGATTACCTGGGGTCTATTGGCGGGCGACTGGCAGAACGCGAATTTCCGGCCCGGCTGCGGTCGGATGGCCAGCACCTGCGCGTGCTGGCCCGTACGGGTGATTTCGAGACGTATGTCCGACTGGCCTTTGAGCTGCCACGCATCAACGCCAAAGGAAACCACGCGGTGTTCCGCCGACTGCTGCGGGCACTGGCCGCCGTGGCCGACGCCACCTGTTCGCCCGAACGAAAGTCCGTACTAGCGGAACAGGCCCGGCTCCTGATAGAGTACGCCGATCAGACGCTGACCACGTCCGACCAGAAAAAAGCGGTGCATGCGTTGCAGCGCGAACTAGCTTCAAGCTGGTCATAA
- a CDS encoding DUF1622 domain-containing protein, giving the protein MQLDVLHLPIVASLVDLMGTLLIEVGSLRGLVHYVRANDKPLRINAIQQALAADLVMALSFKSGAGIIRTLTVVDWPHFLLVIAVIGLRFFLSKSVGWIFPLKH; this is encoded by the coding sequence ATGCAGCTTGACGTGCTTCACCTGCCAATCGTGGCCTCCCTGGTCGACCTGATGGGCACGCTGCTCATCGAAGTGGGTAGCCTGCGGGGGCTGGTCCACTACGTGCGGGCCAATGATAAGCCCCTGCGGATCAACGCGATTCAGCAGGCCCTAGCGGCCGATCTGGTAATGGCCCTTTCCTTTAAGAGTGGGGCGGGCATCATCCGAACATTGACGGTAGTGGACTGGCCGCATTTTCTGCTGGTGATAGCCGTTATCGGGCTACGTTTCTTCCTGAGTAAAAGCGTGGGGTGGATCTTTCCCTTAAAGCACTAG
- a CDS encoding DUF1622 domain-containing protein: MGRSLALALELELGADILKTAVAPTWNDTGLLAAIAVLRTGLNYFLERELRNAERRQPVLTATFPSSSPDAA, encoded by the coding sequence TTGGGTCGTTCGCTGGCCCTGGCTCTGGAGTTAGAGCTGGGCGCTGACATTCTCAAAACGGCTGTGGCTCCGACCTGGAACGATACTGGCTTGCTGGCCGCCATTGCCGTGCTGCGGACGGGCCTTAATTACTTCTTGGAGCGCGAGTTGCGAAACGCCGAACGGCGCCAGCCTGTGTTGACAGCCACTTTCCCTTCCTCATCCCCCGATGCAGCTTGA
- a CDS encoding catalase, which produces MKDEKNPGQPIIPVGCPLFADNKLPLTTNVGQPIADDQNSLKAGQRGPTLLEDYVLREKIQHFDHERIPERIVHARGAAAHGYFQLYESLEELTMAKVLTDTSVQTPVFVRFSTVAGSRGSADTARDVHGFAVKMYTPEGNWDIVGNNIPVFFIQDAIKFPDLIHAAKPEPDREIPQAATAHDTFYDFISLTPESMHMLMWIMSDRTIPRSFGMMEGFGVHTFRLINAQGKSTFVKFHWKPLLGVHSLVWDEAQQIAGHDADFHRRDMWDGIKAGSAFEWELGIQTLAEADEQKFDFDILDATKLWPEELLPVRRVGKLTLDRNPDNYFAETEQVAFNTTNIVPGIDFSNDPLLQGRNFSYLDTQLSRLGSPNFTELPINRPRCPVSNNQRDAHMRHTIDKGRVSYAPASLDGHSPDEVTPARGGFVSYPASVDGPKVRARSESFNDHYGQAKLFWNSMSGPEKEHIVKALQFELSKVETRAVRQRMLTHLQQINGMLAEQVAAALGELPADQLSAASPRGTADSVEGAEQLANALSETSASGGVQQSSALSMENQPRGPKGRKVAILVNADVDAGQVSLLKQALQKAGALSDLVGPHLGTLQGPDGPLSMTKTLANTSPALYDAVFVPGGAGIATLKHKGDPQVFLAQAYKHGKPIGVLDEAIDLLTAALPDGISGKELTDLGITVGHGDSQQAIDQFVGTVGTRYWKRSALDQVAA; this is translated from the coding sequence ATGAAGGACGAAAAGAATCCCGGGCAGCCGATAATTCCCGTAGGATGTCCGCTGTTTGCCGACAATAAATTACCCCTGACCACCAACGTTGGCCAGCCCATTGCCGATGACCAGAACTCGCTGAAGGCGGGCCAACGCGGCCCGACTCTGTTGGAGGATTATGTATTGCGGGAAAAAATACAACATTTTGATCATGAGCGGATCCCAGAACGAATCGTTCACGCCCGGGGGGCCGCTGCCCACGGTTATTTCCAGCTGTATGAGTCGCTGGAAGAGCTGACAATGGCGAAGGTACTGACCGACACGTCGGTCCAGACCCCCGTCTTTGTGCGCTTCTCGACGGTAGCCGGCTCACGTGGTTCGGCCGATACTGCCCGCGACGTCCACGGCTTTGCCGTCAAGATGTACACGCCGGAAGGCAACTGGGACATTGTGGGCAACAACATTCCGGTCTTCTTTATCCAGGATGCCATCAAATTTCCGGATCTGATTCATGCCGCCAAGCCCGAACCCGACCGCGAAATTCCGCAGGCGGCTACCGCCCACGATACCTTTTATGATTTCATCTCGCTCACGCCCGAATCGATGCACATGCTGATGTGGATTATGAGCGACCGGACCATACCCCGCAGTTTTGGCATGATGGAAGGCTTCGGCGTGCATACCTTCCGGCTGATTAATGCCCAGGGGAAATCAACGTTTGTCAAATTCCACTGGAAGCCGCTACTGGGCGTTCATTCGCTGGTGTGGGATGAGGCCCAGCAGATTGCGGGGCATGATGCCGATTTTCACCGGCGCGACATGTGGGATGGCATCAAGGCGGGGAGTGCGTTCGAGTGGGAATTGGGGATTCAGACGCTGGCCGAAGCAGACGAGCAGAAGTTTGACTTTGATATTCTGGATGCCACTAAACTGTGGCCCGAAGAGTTGCTACCTGTTCGCCGGGTGGGCAAACTGACCCTGGACCGCAACCCGGATAATTACTTTGCCGAAACCGAGCAAGTAGCCTTTAACACGACCAACATCGTACCGGGTATCGATTTTAGCAACGACCCGCTGCTGCAGGGCCGCAATTTTTCGTATCTGGATACGCAGCTCAGCCGATTGGGTAGCCCTAATTTCACCGAGTTACCCATCAATCGACCCCGCTGTCCGGTTTCCAATAATCAACGCGATGCCCACATGCGCCACACCATCGACAAGGGGCGCGTTTCGTATGCACCCGCTTCGCTCGACGGTCACTCACCCGACGAGGTAACCCCGGCCCGGGGTGGCTTTGTTAGTTACCCGGCATCGGTCGATGGTCCCAAAGTGCGGGCGCGTAGTGAAAGTTTCAATGACCATTATGGCCAGGCTAAACTATTCTGGAACAGCATGAGCGGTCCAGAGAAGGAACATATCGTCAAAGCGCTTCAGTTTGAGTTGAGCAAGGTTGAAACCCGCGCCGTGCGGCAACGGATGCTGACCCATCTCCAGCAGATCAACGGTATGCTGGCCGAGCAGGTGGCTGCGGCCCTGGGTGAACTACCCGCCGACCAGTTATCCGCAGCCAGCCCGCGTGGCACGGCCGATTCGGTTGAGGGGGCCGAGCAGTTGGCCAATGCCCTGTCGGAAACGAGCGCATCGGGTGGGGTGCAGCAATCGAGTGCACTGAGCATGGAAAATCAGCCCAGGGGTCCCAAAGGTCGTAAGGTGGCCATTCTGGTCAACGCCGACGTGGATGCCGGGCAGGTCAGCCTGCTGAAACAGGCGCTCCAAAAAGCAGGTGCGCTGAGCGATTTAGTGGGTCCGCACTTAGGTACGCTCCAGGGGCCGGATGGGCCCCTGAGCATGACCAAAACCCTGGCTAATACCAGTCCGGCGCTGTACGATGCGGTCTTCGTACCGGGTGGTGCCGGTATAGCAACGCTGAAACACAAAGGCGATCCGCAAGTATTTCTGGCCCAGGCTTACAAACATGGCAAACCCATTGGCGTTCTGGATGAGGCTATTGACCTGCTGACCGCTGCCTTACCGGATGGCATTAGTGGTAAGGAGCTGACCGATCTAGGTATTACGGTGGGC